In Numida meleagris isolate 19003 breed g44 Domestic line chromosome 23, NumMel1.0, whole genome shotgun sequence, the following proteins share a genomic window:
- the LOC110387676 gene encoding transmembrane protein 45B-like isoform X2: MAAAGRAPQPASCGGRRTAQTPGVIPMQTSFLGSALRGTFFLIFGLWWSVRYPLKYLRRKTNAENQPSYGLRRVEVFEGAFKAFFALAGILVEQFVPSGPHLMLYSPKTHSWTDLTHWHYTTMYLFFLLSGIVDVVSHSPLKLPLGLDRLSLSVALFMEGLLFCFHDYGDAALDQHLHSLLAFAIFAGALCTLLEVFLRDHIILEYLRTSTFLLQGSWLWQIGFVLSPPWGGPGWDQTDGSNFSFLTMCFCWHYAGALAALAANAALSRCCNESCQLRFGDIDVELDCGMCLRKKGSGGALLPEGGTDEK; encoded by the exons atggctgctgcagggagagcaccACAGCCTGCGAGCTGCGGGGGGAGAAGGACAGCCCAG acaccagGAGTGATCCCAATGCAGACGAGTTTCCTTGGCAGTGCCCTCCGGGGCAccttcttcctcatctttgGTCTCTGGTGGTCTGTGCGATACCCTCTGAAGTATCTCAGACGGAAAACGAATGCTGAGAACCAGCCAAGCTATGGGCTCCGGCGCGTGGAAGTCTTCGAAGGGGCATTCAAAGCTTTCTTTGCCCTGGCAG GGATCCTGGTGGAGCAGTTCGTGCCCTCTGGTCCCCACCTGATGCTGTACAGCCCCAAGACGCACAGCTGGACAGACCTCACGCACTGGCACTACACCACCATGtacctcttcttcctcctctctggcATCGTGGACGTGGTCTCGCACTCACCGCTCAAGCTGCCATTGGGCTTAGATCGGCTCTCGCTGTCTGTGGCTCTGTTCATGGAAG GTTTGCTCTTCTGCTTCCATGACTATGGCGATGCTGCACTGGACCAGCACCTCCACTCCCTGTTGGCCTTCGCTATCTTTGCTGGAGCCCTCTGCACCCTCCTGGAGGTGTTCCTCCGAGACCACATCATCCTGGAGTATCTCAGGACCAGCACATTCCTGTTGCAGGGCTCCTGGCTCTGGCAG ATCGGGTTTgtgctgtcccctccctggGGAGGACCAGGCTGGGACCAGACCGATGGCAGCAATTTCTCATTCCTCACCATGTGCTTCTGCTGGCACTACGCGGGGGCACTcgctgccctggcagccaatGCAGCCTTGTCACGCTG ctgcaacGAATCCTGCCAGCTGCGATTCGGGGACATCGACGTGGAGCTGGACTGCGGCATGTGCCTCCGCAAGAAGGGCTCCGGCGGGGCCCTGCTGCCCGAGGGCGGCACGGACGAgaagtga
- the LOC110387676 gene encoding transmembrane protein 45B-like isoform X1: MKWMHLAFSAHLGWVILCKKVTSQTPGVIPMQTSFLGSALRGTFFLIFGLWWSVRYPLKYLRRKTNAENQPSYGLRRVEVFEGAFKAFFALAGILVEQFVPSGPHLMLYSPKTHSWTDLTHWHYTTMYLFFLLSGIVDVVSHSPLKLPLGLDRLSLSVALFMEGLLFCFHDYGDAALDQHLHSLLAFAIFAGALCTLLEVFLRDHIILEYLRTSTFLLQGSWLWQIGFVLSPPWGGPGWDQTDGSNFSFLTMCFCWHYAGALAALAANAALSRCCNESCQLRFGDIDVELDCGMCLRKKGSGGALLPEGGTDEK; the protein is encoded by the exons acaccagGAGTGATCCCAATGCAGACGAGTTTCCTTGGCAGTGCCCTCCGGGGCAccttcttcctcatctttgGTCTCTGGTGGTCTGTGCGATACCCTCTGAAGTATCTCAGACGGAAAACGAATGCTGAGAACCAGCCAAGCTATGGGCTCCGGCGCGTGGAAGTCTTCGAAGGGGCATTCAAAGCTTTCTTTGCCCTGGCAG GGATCCTGGTGGAGCAGTTCGTGCCCTCTGGTCCCCACCTGATGCTGTACAGCCCCAAGACGCACAGCTGGACAGACCTCACGCACTGGCACTACACCACCATGtacctcttcttcctcctctctggcATCGTGGACGTGGTCTCGCACTCACCGCTCAAGCTGCCATTGGGCTTAGATCGGCTCTCGCTGTCTGTGGCTCTGTTCATGGAAG GTTTGCTCTTCTGCTTCCATGACTATGGCGATGCTGCACTGGACCAGCACCTCCACTCCCTGTTGGCCTTCGCTATCTTTGCTGGAGCCCTCTGCACCCTCCTGGAGGTGTTCCTCCGAGACCACATCATCCTGGAGTATCTCAGGACCAGCACATTCCTGTTGCAGGGCTCCTGGCTCTGGCAG ATCGGGTTTgtgctgtcccctccctggGGAGGACCAGGCTGGGACCAGACCGATGGCAGCAATTTCTCATTCCTCACCATGTGCTTCTGCTGGCACTACGCGGGGGCACTcgctgccctggcagccaatGCAGCCTTGTCACGCTG ctgcaacGAATCCTGCCAGCTGCGATTCGGGGACATCGACGTGGAGCTGGACTGCGGCATGTGCCTCCGCAAGAAGGGCTCCGGCGGGGCCCTGCTGCCCGAGGGCGGCACGGACGAgaagtga
- the LOC110387676 gene encoding transmembrane protein 45B-like isoform X3 — translation MQTSFLGSALRGTFFLIFGLWWSVRYPLKYLRRKTNAENQPSYGLRRVEVFEGAFKAFFALAGILVEQFVPSGPHLMLYSPKTHSWTDLTHWHYTTMYLFFLLSGIVDVVSHSPLKLPLGLDRLSLSVALFMEGLLFCFHDYGDAALDQHLHSLLAFAIFAGALCTLLEVFLRDHIILEYLRTSTFLLQGSWLWQIGFVLSPPWGGPGWDQTDGSNFSFLTMCFCWHYAGALAALAANAALSRCCNESCQLRFGDIDVELDCGMCLRKKGSGGALLPEGGTDEK, via the exons ATGCAGACGAGTTTCCTTGGCAGTGCCCTCCGGGGCAccttcttcctcatctttgGTCTCTGGTGGTCTGTGCGATACCCTCTGAAGTATCTCAGACGGAAAACGAATGCTGAGAACCAGCCAAGCTATGGGCTCCGGCGCGTGGAAGTCTTCGAAGGGGCATTCAAAGCTTTCTTTGCCCTGGCAG GGATCCTGGTGGAGCAGTTCGTGCCCTCTGGTCCCCACCTGATGCTGTACAGCCCCAAGACGCACAGCTGGACAGACCTCACGCACTGGCACTACACCACCATGtacctcttcttcctcctctctggcATCGTGGACGTGGTCTCGCACTCACCGCTCAAGCTGCCATTGGGCTTAGATCGGCTCTCGCTGTCTGTGGCTCTGTTCATGGAAG GTTTGCTCTTCTGCTTCCATGACTATGGCGATGCTGCACTGGACCAGCACCTCCACTCCCTGTTGGCCTTCGCTATCTTTGCTGGAGCCCTCTGCACCCTCCTGGAGGTGTTCCTCCGAGACCACATCATCCTGGAGTATCTCAGGACCAGCACATTCCTGTTGCAGGGCTCCTGGCTCTGGCAG ATCGGGTTTgtgctgtcccctccctggGGAGGACCAGGCTGGGACCAGACCGATGGCAGCAATTTCTCATTCCTCACCATGTGCTTCTGCTGGCACTACGCGGGGGCACTcgctgccctggcagccaatGCAGCCTTGTCACGCTG ctgcaacGAATCCTGCCAGCTGCGATTCGGGGACATCGACGTGGAGCTGGACTGCGGCATGTGCCTCCGCAAGAAGGGCTCCGGCGGGGCCCTGCTGCCCGAGGGCGGCACGGACGAgaagtga